In the genome of Arachis hypogaea cultivar Tifrunner chromosome 9, arahy.Tifrunner.gnm2.J5K5, whole genome shotgun sequence, the window atgacttgtatgatttgtatggaaaaacgttctctctttgccttcgatctccttctgtttttttcgattttcatggtttctgaaatcaagttttgaaattgttttgaagatgatAGAACTTTAGAAATACACCCgaacgattacaaaaatacacccaaacgattatagaaatacgtccaaaggattacagaaatacacccaaacagttacagaaataaactaaacaattacagaaatacactcaaagaattacaaaaatacacccaaggatttaagaaatacacctaaaggatttaagaaatacaccaaaTATAGggagagacagtatatttcttcttgaaatcaatacacccaaagaattatagaaatacacccaaaggattacaaaaatacacccaaagaatttaagaaatacacccaaaatttgttgaagtacaccttatgcataattcagaactctttctcttttttctcctcatcttctgctgctgcttcttcttcttcttcaaaaacgatttcagagcttgatgtcaaaaaacaatggaaaccgagaataacgaaaaaagaaaacaaagagaaaagcacgtaaataaaaaaaagaacaggaagaggaagaaaaacgtgtagcaagaagaagaagaaggagaaagagaaggcaagaaacataccttgaataatgtttcttcattttttctggtgattttgatgaaggagaaagagaaaacgaaaagaggagaagaaatttcaataaaaaaagagggaggaagagaagaaaaagagacacgagaaagaagaagaagaggaagaggaaaaggaagcacggagaaagaagaagaagaaaaagaggtacAAAAAAAAACGTGAAACGGTGTgtttataaatgacttgtatgaaaaATCACTTATATGTGGAGAATTACTCTTTGTTATATTATAGCAGCCGCGGTAGTTGCGATTTTGAAGAAGCTTGTTTCCAACATTAATATTAGGGGTGAGTATGCACAGTGgttatttaattatttgtctAAATTCGAACAGaattaattaaattggttctagAACTAATAGGTAATTGAATTAGATCCGAATTAAACTAATGACTCTCTCTAATAATTAGTTCGAATAATGGTTTTGGAAGTGTAGAATTCAAACCAATCCACAGACTTGATtatgtattaattaaataaaaaaataaaaatttaaaatatatatgttttttaatatgttaaaattttaatattttttagtgtttaatatatttaaattttaatgtgtttaatttttaatatatttaatgttgaatatgtttgaattatttttattaattttacatgtttattgtatttatagaatatttaaaataaaaatttcatttttttatttttttttgttttataaatttttcatCGAATACTCAATTGTTTGAACCGAATTAATTCGTTTTTAATCGGTTCAATTTGGTTTGAATATAtacagaaaaaaatataaattcgaACCAAACTAAATTCATTATTATTCAATTGattcgattttaattttattctaaattcaAACCAACTCAACCCGTGCTCAatcttaattaatgtattgaCTAAAAGAGTGAAAGGAAAAATTTGCTTGCAAACACTTAGGTCATTAATGACCAACATAAATTTGGAGTTATGGATAACAATACCTAGGTCATTAATGACCAACATATTTGGAGTTATGCATAACAATAcctagttaaaaattattagataatttaaatataatatttaatattataaacatttaaattattatctttatACAAGGGGCAAGGGTGCAAGTTCTCACATTCATTTAAAGCGGCAATTAGCTATTATTAGCGCGTTTTTCCAACAAAAGAATTTCATTGTTATGCTTTAGCCTGCTGGGAAAGACCAGTTCTGATGAGACCTTGAACTTATATTTTCTTAGGGGTTgactaaaaaaaactaaattttattcttaaaaaatatatcttattCGTATTAAGTTGAACAAGGGGGGTTGACGACATTTTTCGCATAATTTCTTTAATCCAAACAGTGCACAGTCTCTGTTTTGAGACATACAGGCTTAATTTTAAggaaaaaaacacacacaaacaGACATAGTGAAGTGTTATTTAATTTGTAGTGTCgggaaaaattaataatttaacatcATTCTAAACTCTTATAATCTTTTTTGTTTAGACTTGATTGAATTTCATGCTATATTCTTTTTACGTATTTATTTATATGGTAGTTTTGCTATCGATATTTATTtggcaaaaaaatattatttgtatactaaaatcagccattAAAACCAGCCAAACaatgtatataaatacatatatgacTTTAGTGGTGTACACTTAGCATATGGCTGAAAATCAACGGGTAGAATGAGTCTTGTCTACACACAAATTCATCTTTCCAAACAGTCATCATCATCAGCTATAAATTAAGCTCTAATCAATTAAGCTAAGCAATAACGAACGTTCCATCTCTTGTGAATTATCCTATACACAAAAATGGACTTTGTAAGTTGCACAATGATCTTTGTATTGGCATGTGTGACCATGCATGCACTTTGTTTACTCTTTACAAAATCCACAAAACATAACTACAAGCTTCCTCCGGGACCCTCCCGGCTTCCGATAATTGGAAGCCTCCTTGACATGGGGGAAAAGCCTCACTTGTCTTTGTCCAAGCTGACGAAGATTCATGGTCCAATAATGAGTCTGCAGCTTGGACAAAAGACATCAGTAGTGGTCTCTTCAGCCGAAATGGCGAAAGAGATACTTCTAACCCATGACCACCTCTTGTCAAACCGACCAATTCCACAATCCGTGTCGGTTCTCAACCATGAACACTACAGCTTTGCATTTATTCCCATTTCGCCCCTTTGGCGCGAAATGAGAAAAATATGCAACACTCAACTATTATCCCACAAGAATCTTGATGATAGCCAACACGTTAGGCGTAAGAAAATGCAACAACTCCTTAATGATGTTCACCATAGCAGCCAAATCGGTGAAGCTGTCGATATTGGAACACTAGGGTTCAAGGCTACCATAAATCTGTTATCTAACACCATTTTCTCCATAGATTTGATTGACTCTACAGATGCAGCGGGAGAGTTCAAGGATCTGGTTACCAACATCACAAACCTTGTTGGAACACCAAACTTGGCTGATTTCTTCCCCGTGTTGAAGATGATTGACCCACAAGGCATTAACCGAAGGCAGGCTAAGAACGTAACAAAGGTTCTTGATATCTTCGACCGTTTGATTAACCAACGATTGAAGCTAAGAGAAGATGGTTTTCATAGCAAAAATGACATGTTGGATTCTCTACTCACCATTTCCAAGGACAACAAGTTGATTGATAAAACACTCATTGCACATCTATTCCATGTAAGTATGCtacttttgttttcgaaatttaaGGACATTTAGTTTAGTTCTATGTGAAGTTATAGCTAAGATTCACTAAATAATTTCAcagtttaactaaattattatctaacaatTTTCGACTGTCAACTTCACCTAAAGCTATTGTTTTGATAGGATATATTCGTTGCCGGAACAGACACAACGGTATCTACCTTGGAATGGGCAATGAGTGAATTAGTTCGTAACCCACAAGTTATGGAAAAGGCTAAAGAGGAATTAGGAGAAATGGTTGGCAACAATGGTAGTGTCCCTGTTGAGGAGTCAGATATTTCGAAACTACCATACTTACAAGCAGTAATAAAAGAGACGCTACGCCTGCACCCACCAGTTCCATTCTTGTTGCCACGAAAAGCTGAAATTGATGTGGACATTGGTGGCTACACCATCCCAAAAGATGCTCAAGTCATGGTTAATGTGTGGAACATTGGAAGGGATCCAAGCTTGTGGGACAATCCAACATTGTTTTCTCCGGAGAGGTTCATAGGTTCGGATATTGAAGTTAAAGGAACGAACTTTGAACTGGTTCCGTTTGGTGCTGGAAGAAGAATATGTCCCGGATTACAATTGGCTAATAGGATGTTGTATTTGATGTTGGGTTCATTGATCAACTCCTTTGATTGGAAGCTTCAACATGGAATGAGATTAGAAGATATTGACATG includes:
- the LOC112711785 gene encoding geraniol 8-hydroxylase, which gives rise to MDFVSCTMIFVLACVTMHALCLLFTKSTKHNYKLPPGPSRLPIIGSLLDMGEKPHLSLSKLTKIHGPIMSLQLGQKTSVVVSSAEMAKEILLTHDHLLSNRPIPQSVSVLNHEHYSFAFIPISPLWREMRKICNTQLLSHKNLDDSQHVRRKKMQQLLNDVHHSSQIGEAVDIGTLGFKATINLLSNTIFSIDLIDSTDAAGEFKDLVTNITNLVGTPNLADFFPVLKMIDPQGINRRQAKNVTKVLDIFDRLINQRLKLREDGFHSKNDMLDSLLTISKDNKLIDKTLIAHLFHDIFVAGTDTTVSTLEWAMSELVRNPQVMEKAKEELGEMVGNNGSVPVEESDISKLPYLQAVIKETLRLHPPVPFLLPRKAEIDVDIGGYTIPKDAQVMVNVWNIGRDPSLWDNPTLFSPERFIGSDIEVKGTNFELVPFGAGRRICPGLQLANRMLYLMLGSLINSFDWKLQHGMRLEDIDMTEKFGITLQKAQPLKVFPIKISN